Sequence from the Parus major isolate Abel chromosome 1, Parus_major1.1, whole genome shotgun sequence genome:
GACACACGATCTGATTGAGGACATAAGCTGGTCCTGGATCTGCTTCCTGGGGTTCTCTTCGAGATCTGTCTTGATGGCACCCGACTCAGAAATCTTCCACTCCAATTCTGTGCAGAGCAAAACAAGAGTCATGAATGTAGGGGAGCAAACTGGAGAAAGCCCACCCTTGTCTCCCCCAAGTGACTTCCCTCATCATGCTATCACCACACCAGGGCCCTCCTCCCCTTCTTCTTCCATATTCCAAGCTCCTGCCCCGTTTACCACACCAGCTCCAGCCAAGCCCTCCTTTCCCATTCCCTAGTGCTGGCACAGGTCTCAGCCCAGAGCACAAAGGTCAGGGTACTGCTCTGCACCCACCAGTGacatccccagtgccaccctgctCACCTTGCAACCAAGAGTGCAAAAGAGGTGATGCatacagagcagcagctttagAAACAACTCTCCCAGTCAAAGTGAATTCTACCTCATTTTAACCACATAAGGGCACAAGAGATGTTTGCACATCTATTGCCAGTGAAGGAATAGTGCTCATACATTACAGCTGTTCCCATCATATACTGAATTCATCACAATCAGAAGAGGCAGGGAATAAATTTaataacaggagaaaaattgtggaaattaaatttaCGCATCTGAATTATAGGTGTTTTCCAGGGATGCACCTTGTAAACAGAATTCACCCCTTTGCCTCTAAATCACACACTAAATATTAGTTCCTTAAGACAGTAAAGAGAGACTTCACCACTAACAGTAGGCCCAAATTGGACTGGATTGCTTCCCAGAAGTGGAAGAAAGACAATAAAACACATTCAGTTGAAACTACTTTCTCCTACTCCTGCTGACAATCCTATCATCAAATCTAATTTCTTTCAGATGTTACAGAATAATGAACACAACCTCACACTCTCTTTAATCTCCAGTGGAAGGCACCTGAGCTtaggggagaaggaaggaagacatAAAAGAGAAGTGCAGAAATTTCAGTACACAGCTTTCTGTGATGACTGAATTAAGCTGACTCAGTCAGGGACAGCAGATAAACATATGCCATcatcttaaaaatgaaacaaggaGCCCTACAATCCAGTAAGCAAGTGCAGAGATTATCATGTCACTGCAGGCAAGGGCAGTCATTCATGTCCAAGATACCCTAAGAACATGGATTGGTACGGTCTACCCTTTAACATATCCAGCAAAATTTGTTTCACCAAACACAGGACATAAATACTTGCAACACATGAGACAAATATTTGTATGTTGGCCCACCACTGCTTTAACAAGACAGCTATGTGGTTGAGCCAtaggggtgaaaaaaaaaattagtataaTTTTGAGtacctcccttctcctcctaaGCCTCATTTCTCTTATTCCCAGCAGaacagttctgcttttcctttggaagaGCAGAGGTGCAGATACTCACCATCCCTTGTCAGGTTCATGCCACCAAACACCAAAGGACCAATAAACTGAGCTTTGATGTCTCCCTCCAGGTACACAAATATTGTGGGCAGGTTCTTATCAGGGTAATTGGGAATGCAGGTGGTAGAGATCGCTTTGATGAATTTCACCTCTCTGAACTTCTTTGCAAGCCCACTCAGATGCTGATTTATTAAGGCACAGAGAGGAATTCTGCAATAAAGAAGAATAGCAACAGACACACataaggagaaaacaaaagaccaTCCAAAAAGTAAACAGCTCCAGAAGAAAGGTCAGAAATATCAGATTGATGACTTTCTGGAACGACAAAAGTACCAAAAGCAATTTCTGAATACTTTTGTTGTCCTGTATTCCAGCATTCAAAGGAGATCAGCACCACTGGAGATTTTGGTGTGTCGTGGGTTTTTTGTCTTAACATACTAGCAATGCAACCTTCCCCTCTACCCTCTTTATAGTCAGGGGAACTGGTTTATGAATTTAAGATATTTAGAAATTGCATGAGCAagggcaaaataaaaaacaaagctgctcctggaagAAGGTATGCAAATGACAACGAACACCTCTCAGGCAATTAGAGACAAATAACAACAGCAAGTAATTGTAACCCTTCCAAAAAAATTCTAGCAACGTAACAGACctttttgaaagtttttctaTCATGGTGACAGGACTGGAAACCTTGCTCACTCCATTTGTATGCCACTAGAAACCAAGCTAAACACACACTGATCCTTCCTATTCACAGCTCCTTGTATTTAATCCAGAATAATCTCCAAAATCTGGGTATTTCAGTGGCAGCAGCTACCTCTATGGAAGCTGTGTGGAACACATCTTGCTGTGTTATATAGATGTATAAAAAAGCCACTTCATGTTAACATCATTCCAGAATGAAGTTCACCTGTCTTGACCCAACAGTATTGAAATTAccaagttatttttatttcttggaacTCAAGAATCAGTCCTTAGTTCCACAACAACTACATTTACTTTGGAGCATTTTCAGCTATTGACAGTGCAAAATTtaatggttaaaaataaattcttaccCTTGTTTGTAGAGGTGTAAGACAACCCATAtaccttttccagcttttgtaACCTCTTGAACATAGTCTTTTCCCGAAATCTCCAAAACTTCCCCGAATTTATTCTTCATTTGAGCTGCCTTCATTTCTGCTAACCTTTGCTGCCTGAATAACCAGGAATGAAAAAGGTCTCTTGTGAATAGATGCATTTTTTTGACAGAACATCACTTGAAGGAGCTGGTTGAAACCTAGACTTCAGAGACAAATTACAAACTTCTTATAACCCCAgagcaataaaagcaaaatgacaCAGTAGATGCTCTTGTATTTGCATCATAAGCTAAAACCATCAACATGCAAAAAATACAACAATgtttcaggaaattatttttttcctcatttccgACCTCACTGAACATTCCTTCTGCACATAATACACTACCAAACTAAATGGCAAAAGCCATGAGAGAAGTTACGAGATAGAGGGAAGCCAACACTAATTATGCAAATCTGCAGCACCTTAATCTCATTCACACAGAAACTAGGAAATACCGGAGGTGATTTTCAAAGCCCTCAGGATCTCCAGCCATACACTCAGCAGGTGCACATTATCTCTGCAAAGCTAGGTTGTAGATAAAGCATACTGAATTCAAACACTGTTATCCATCTAAAGACACTTAGAAGCTCCACAAGAGACCAGAAACACAACCCCCTTTTTGGATCATCCTAAAAACATCCTTTCTCTTCAACAATATCTAAAAgcatataaaagaaaaaccctCCAATTATCATTAAAGCCAAATTCTGCAAGCTGCTCTGACCTGTACATTTCAATAGCTCTCTCATCTTCCTCATTAAATTCATCTTCATTCTCTTCGAGCTCTTCCAGAGTCATGTCCTCATAAGTTTTCACTAGAATGGAAGAAACATTAAATCAGCAAAAACCTCAGGATTAAAACTCATCAAACTTTTATCAGTCtaacagaatttatttactCTAAAGACAGATTAATAGGAAGTATGGGGTGgatttttctaaatattgtcttagaataatagaatggcttgggttgaaagggaccttgaagatcatccagttccaatccTTTCTGCCAagggtagggacaccttccactaaaccaggttgctcaaaggcTCATGAAACCTGGCCTTGAAAACTTCCAGCAATGGGACATCCActacttctctgggaaacctgtttcagtgctttacaaccctcacagcaaagaacttcttcttaatatctaatctaagcCTATTTTCCCTCAccttaaagccattcccctaTCACTACACGGTCTTGTAAAGTTGGAATTGCCCTTAGGAGTTGGGACTTCATTGATCCTCATGGATCCCTcccaactcaggatattctatggttttattctgattctcaAAAAACCCTCCCCAGCTCTTTTGTCAGTCCTTTTGGCACTTCAAGGTGCTACAGTTCTTCCCCCAagacttctccaggctgagcagccccagctttcCCAACCTGTCATTATTATTCCTACTGGATTTTTATGAAGTGCTATGTGCTTTAGATATACAGATGGAAAGAGTATGATGGAAAAGGCCTCTGAACTGAAGGCTGTCTAGACTAGCACCCAACTACCTGCACAAGATTTCAAGTttagcagctgcagcacagacatgCACCTGGTAGACTCCCTTTGCACTgttgtttcagttttcaaacATTTACTTCCATAAAAATACAGAGTTGACACAAAGAACAAagctttcctgtgctggaatAATCCATGTGTTCAGGAACATATTTGTTTGATACCATTAACAGCTGATCACCCTGCACAGATGAAGCTTTGGTATCCCTACAGACCTGGAAAATGACATGTTGCTTTACAggcataataataataataaacattgCTGCTGGCCATTTCTTTGAGAAAGCTTCCCCCAGGAGCCATTCCAAggcttgttctgctgctgcctgagtTGGCTGGTCACTCACCCAGAGATTTCTGAAGGATGGCAAACTGCTCCTCTTCCTTTGCCcgttcctgctcctccaggttTTCCTTTGGAGGAAGGATACCTTTCTTGCGCAGAATGTCATTCCACTCCGTGTCTTTATTTGGATCCTAGAACAGAACAACAAATGGATGATATTTCTTCAAGATAAACTTTACCAGTTCCAGAACTTAACACAGCTCCTAAACTGTAACTGGATGGATGGTGCCAGAAAGTCACAGTGCAAATCCTCCTGATGCCAAGGCTTCTTTCCAGCTCCAGACCTGCAGTACCCTTTAAGACTGACTTTGTTTTATTCCATACCACTCACAGCACATACAAGAGGTCTTTGCTGGGTACCAAAGTTCGAAGCATTGTAACCACTGCTGCATCTCTCACAAAGTGCAACAAAAGCAGAGAGTATTAGCTGGGTATAGGGAAGCATGCTAACCAGAGGGCTTCCTTATAGACCCTCAGCAGGACAGGCCACCAAATCAATGATCACTGCATCAGGAAACACTAGTGACAAGACATGCACAGGCACAAACCTCACAGACCTAGCTCTCAGTACATGGGAAGTCTCCCATGTAGTCTCTTGCTAAATTCAAATCAGAGTGACTGTGTAGGCACTTACAGAAAACCAAGCCATCTCTATCAGCCAAGCACACTGCTAAGGATTCAGATCTAAATCTATAGCTAGACTATTCCTGAGATTTTACTGTAAAACAGTTGCAATAATCCCGCAAAACAAAACCCTGCGTACTGTTGAAAAAACTCAGTATAAGATTTTCCTATTTAGcaggcaattttattttttaaaatacaagaaatcTCGGTGACAAGCACCAACAGGCTGGTTGTGCTTCCTTGCTATCTTGGCCTAGGTGCACTTTGGAAACTGAACAGACCTACTGCTTTGCAATAGCTGGTATGAGTACACCTCACACTAGGTCTGTTCACAGCCATTTACCGTATGTCTTCTCAGACTAAACCCCAGTACTTTTGGGGTATCGGGGACAGGAAGGGAGGGGTAGGGgacagaaagagagaataaaaagaagaaaataaagaaaaataacaatgtaGCTCAGCAAACACAacaccagatttatttttttcccctgtctctGACCGCGGTCACCTTTCCCCCGACCCCGCATTTACCATCACTTACTAACACACCGATGCACTTCCTGAAACGCCCACCCGCCCACTACAGTAGTGAAAACGTGTACCGtagttgcaaaaaaaaaagcatcaaactACCACGAACCCAGCCACGGAGCTGCCGAACAACACCTCCGTCCCGCGGGTGCGGCACGAACCCGGGCCGCTCCGGGCGCCCGGCCGGGGAGGGCGGCCCGTGCCTGCCGGCGCGGCCTCAGCCCGGGCCGCGGCCTCAGCCCTCAGCCGGCCGGGCTGGCCCCGCAGCACCGCCCGCACACGGCCGGCTGCGGGGACACGGGGGCACCGCGGCTGCTCACCTGCATGGTGCCGGTGGGGCCGGGGCCGAGCCCGGGCAGCAGCGCTGGGCAAGGCCGGGCAGGGCCGGTCCCGGCGTGCGCGGCGCGGCCGGAGGAGGCGGCGCTCCCAGCGGGGCGGGCACGGCGCCAGCAGCGCTGCCCGCACCGCCTAATAAGGATGGGCCCGGCACGGACGGTGGGACGGGATCGCGACACGGCTTGGGCTGAAAGGCACCCTAAAGATCGTAAATCCCCCTACGGTGGGCGGGGACATCTGCCAGCAAAGctggttgctccaagccccatccaacctgacaCAGAATAACCatgcttgagcagggaggttcGACAGATCACTCGCTGTGGTCTCTTCCAGTctttttctgtgattccctgTAACTTTTCTATCCACTTCGCTGAGCCTTTTTTTATCTCTCAGCATTTCATACCCTGCTTTATTTCCCCACTGgtttatctttattttctttccctgatctgtataaaataaaataaaataatataaaataaaataagtaatcAAGCCCGTATTATCTATTCTTATTAGGCGTAATAAGCTGTACTTGTAGTATTGTTATGATCAGATCACAGCCAACTGATATATCCAGAAATTTGTCTCTTGATagtcacttttatttctttttttgagtcTGTGTTAAAGTATCactcagaaaacactgaaaagtgtGTTGAATGCAGTGACACAAATCTGTTTGGGATCACATCCCATTCCGTACAAACAGGCACCTAGGCCTGCCCTTCCAATGAATGGGCAGATCTTTTCAGCTTGCTTCTCAAAGACACATAGCAGAGGGGAAGAGACCTGTTCCTGCCTCCCTTTACCTCCTTTCACACTCTATCCCAATGGACAGCATGCTCCCCGAGATCTCAGTCTCCATAAAAGAACCCTGAAGAACCTGCCAGCGTGCCTTAAGAGTGTGTTTGGGCACGTGGAGGAAGGACTCAGTGCTGAAAGGGgcctgaaatgaaaatttagaaGCCCCACTTCCATACAAGATCATGGGTAGCCcatgttataaatgaaattagaattttgacaaTGAGGTCCTTCGAGTTAAcaacagtttaattaaaaatgaatacaatttaatgaattgaatagtaatttggtacaaaagaatacaatttaataaaataatacaatttagtaaaaaaaaatacaatttatagaTATAATTTGCCAGTAATTAGTGAtgattaaagcataagcaaaaccaaCCGGGGTATGGGGAGGGCTTGTTACCCTACCTCATGTACAAAACCGACTGGGGTACGGAGGGGGTTCCCCACCCTGCCTCAcgtacaaaacaaagcacttcaagctAAGCTTATATACTATATgttatacatattcattaatgtttcccataagtttcctcctctttccgatttttttttactttatgtCACTTTTCTTCACAGCACATGACTCACTTGTTGTTAGGGGGTCTGcagtcttcttttggtggtctttGGATGAAGGCTTACACTCATCCTCCCTGTCCTCTGGATAACCTCACAGGTTTGTACAAGTGTACTAAGCATTGTGTTATGTAAGTCTACTAATTAGTCTtacatttaatgaattttaggCCCTATGCCTAAAGTCAttctaattttgtccatctcaaggccGTTTTCATCTTGGGACATCACTTATCTTCcaaactacatcctgtacctCAATTCTAACATGTAACATCTGCAGAGGGGTACATCTGCTTTGTAATGCTGATTCTTTTGATTGATTCTAATAATAACTTTCCAAATAGTTACAATTTAGTTAGCACAcatcaattccatttattacacCCATTAACAGCTAGTTATTCTGAAGTGGGTTGGCCGCTTTCCCTGTGCTAAGTCTGGGTTACTGAAGGGAAGGCACTGCCactttttctgcctctgaatTAGAAGAAATGGACAGCTGTGCTTTGAGAGGGCATAAGTCTTTATGGTGGGCATTTGGACATACAGAGGGTACCCCACACTGGTTGTTCAATGCCCTGAGGTGGCAGGAAGCTCAGCCTCACTCATCTTAGACTAAATGTTCATCCTTGTAGGAAAAGTGTGTGAGTGCCACAAATACAGGTGCTGTGAGGCTCTGACCCGCAGTTCATGTCTGGCAGGCAGAACCCAAGGCTGAACTGTCCATGAGAGTTTTGTTGTCTGAGTATTTTGCCAGAGCTTGGCATTCCAGGAGTACCCTCTGGTTTAAATAGTCAGCTTCTGTGGCTGAAATACTGTGCACACCCATGGATCTTGTATGTTGCTGGTTGGAAACTACTTTGAATGCCAGAAAACAAACGCAGAAAGGGCATGAGCAGGAGCactcatttctttaaaaaatgctcaaaaatattcctttgccTGAGGTGAGATTTTTGCCCAAGTGAACTAAGAGTAACCAGCCAAGCACCCTCAGCATCAGAACCACAGTAAACCCTGAGCACCATCTAGGACAGTTAGTTAGCAGAAGAGGGGGCAGAAGCCTAAATCTTAGGAGCAGCCCCATCACATCACTTGGTGGGGCTCAGACACAATGTGAACCAAGCATTACTCTCTGCCCAGGACACATCTAAAGCAAAAGACAGTTTCCCCCTCCCACCcaactaaaaatatatttacaaagcCCATTTTCCCTATATACCTTTTTTTAATCAAGcttcagcaggaaggaaaggactGTTTTTACACCTAGTGTACAGACAGAAATACTCCAGCCAGAATGGGTGAGAACTGGCAGTGTCATAATGAGACTGAAGTGTCTCACTATGAGCTCAGCCCTTGGAGACAGCCTGCCTTCTTCCCCCACACCCCAGCAAATTTCCTTCTGAGCAGCTGTAATGTATTTCCTCATTTTGCCCCAAATCAGGAATTAGATGAAGGTGAAGGAAACACTGTGTGTGTAAATTACTCATTAATTACCCAGGTGACCCACTGATGAGGAGAAAAAGTTGCTAATAAAAAGGCTCTGGGCCTGGGGCAGAGCTAGCAGTCTTACATGGTTTTCCTGTGGTTGATAGCAGGTTGCAGTAAGGTGTAGACTAggataaaataagaattttttgaAGGTACTGTggtgtatttttcatttataacatATTGTGGAAGATTTGGGGTTGTGGGCTTCATGtcattttttaagtttttaagtTACTGTGTATCTATTCTGCAGAATGACTGTACTGTGAGTAATTTAGAAATAGTATTGTTTGGTAATAGGGATAAAGAGGTGTGAGGGCttggtttgtttggattttattaGAGGCTGGGGTTTTtaagtttttactttttttcatcttcttctcaAAGCttcttctaatttttcttgAATAGTTAAACCTCTCTGTAAAAACCCTACACATTAATGTAGTGATGGGTGTTCTTGTATGTTGAAAATAGTTGTGCTGGAAGTTAACTGTCCAATTTACTTATAGACTAGAAACATTacttaaattaataattttgccACTCCAATTGTAAGAGTATTCTAGCTGGGCTGAATTCCCTTCATCGTGAGGAAGTAGATGGTAATTTGTATTCTTCACTCTGCATTGTGCTGTCCATATCAATTAATCCCTTTCCTAGTGCAGAAAACCTCCAATGGTATTCTCATAGAAGCCAGAGAGTACCACTTGGGGAATTAATTTGTGCTCTGTATGAGAATGTCCTGGAGTATTTTGGGTGTAACTacaatacatacatatatataaacgAGCTGTGGGCTGCAAGAATTTTTCCAGTCTTACTCTTAAAATGGAGGAAAGTTGTAACTTGACAGTAGAAGTTGTAATGCAGACTCTTCTTCAAAGAAGAGATAGGCCTCAAGTTACCTTTGAGGTAACAGTTGTGGTGTTTAAGAAAAATCTGGCTGAAGAAGACCCGCTGTACCTTAGTCCCAAATACATTCCAAGTAGCAAGGGAAAGCCTCTCTTCTTTTTAGCCCTTTGTATCTAACTTCAGTAACCCTTGACAGGTTTTGCAATGAGATCCTTCTTCTAAAAGGCAGTCTGTAAAAGGGCAATAATAGTTAAAATTTTAGCTCTTCTCTTGATGACCTGTGGTGTGTGGTAAGCtcttttcttaagaaaagaaTGAGCTTTCTCCTTGATATGGAGCAGCAGAACTGACCTTGCTGTTGCCTCCTCTTGCTATCCATTATCTGTAGCCCAAGTGCCCAAGTACTCTGAAGACCTCCAGTCCCTATCTCCTCGCCTGTCAGAATGTCTGGAcgtggaaagaaaaaagtagtgGCTGGCAACCCTAGAAGTGcatcaaagaaaagcaaatcagCCAAGGCAGGTCTGCAGTTCCCTGTGGGCCGTATCTACAGACTGCTCCGAAGAGGGAAGTATGCTCATAGGATTGGTTCTGGTGCTGCCATCTACCTGGCTGCAGTGATGGAGTACATGGCAGCAGAggtcctggagctggcagggaatGCTGCACGTGAAAACAAGAAGACAAGGATCCTGCCCAGGCACATTCAGCTGGCTGTGAGAAATGATGATGAGCTGAACAAGTTCTTTGCCTGTGTGACCATTCCTCAAGGCGGGGTTATGCCTAATATCCTTTCTCAGCTCCTTCCAAAGAAAACCAgtagaaatgtttcttcttctcAAGAATATGGTGGTGGTAGCCAGTGAAACTTGCTTTTCCTGGTCTGCTCTGCACACTTGTGGATGATAGGACTTAGCACTGCTAATATGTATGTGTTTACTTCTTTGTCAAGTATTTTGCTTGCTAattttaaggcatttttaaagcatgtaaTAAAGTTTCTAGAATGCAACACTGGTCTCCTTTTCTCATGGATGAAAgaacagagaatttttaaaagtagccTAGCACCtgaataacttttttaaaagtctggtGTGTGCTTACTCATAAAAACATGTTGCAGGTAAGCGTTGTGAAGTAGGGAGAGGAGTCAAGACACACACTGCTATTCCTGTGAACTTTTCTTCCATCTAGCACAGATTTGTAGTGCAATTAGTTCAGTGCCTTGGAGGTTGTTTAGCTTTGCTTTAGAGGTTAGTAACCATCTTTTAAAGCCTTATTGCTCATAAAATTGTAGTGAGCATCTGCTTCTCTTTAGACTGCTCCATCATTACACCAAGTCTCTGTCAGGGCAAAGCATGCAGGAACTGGTGgagtaatttcttcttttggttTAACATCTTAACACAGATAACAATTCAATGTTTTTCCGTTGTGCAAGGTTATCAAGAACTTGAGAAGGGGTCTACCCTCCTTCTCCCTTCAAAAATCCATGGGTCTTCCTCTGTGgctccattaatttttttaagtagtcattttttgcatcttttaagaaaaaaaataaataaaattacccTTCCATCATCAGGGGCATTTAACTTACTTTGACCATAATTAACAAGTAACAGGTCCTCTCGAAGGAAACTTGCTCTGGTGTCTGCTTTATAGCATGTTCTTCCTCAGAACATATTCactgcctttttcttctgtattagGACACTCTGTACTGGGGcaacaggaggaagaagggtCAAGCATAAGATGTTGTTGAAAGAAATAGTTCTGAAGTGGTGAGAAACTGTGAAATGTGAGAATGGAGatgaaaatgctgtaaaaatagAGTGAGAGATAGATACAGCCcatgaaggaaaaagcagcataaaTGTCTGCAGGAAGCAAATGTAAAATTTGTGTGAGGTAGCATTTCACAATAGAATAAAGCAAAGAATAATTCCCTTTGTGGCAGGAAGAACTGGGTGATACTCTTCTGTTTACACTATAAAGCTTGTCAGGATACTTTCTGGCTGTTCTGGCTCTGCATTTATACCTGCTGTCCTCTTACTTATCCAATAGCACTACTGATATTTTCTAGACATATTCTTTCATCCACAACACTTGTTAAAAGTTAATGCAGCTCATTAAGCTTTGaaccagccctggcaggggccACCAACAGATCAaatgttctgctgctgaagaggaaataaatacagttaTGGCACTTCACTGCTGCCTTACAACACATCAGCAGTGAAGTTACAGATCCTCAGAAACCTGGGGGTAGAACAATGAGAAAAGTTGTCTTGttgtggggttgtttgtttttttttttccttacaggtGTTGCCActctgagaggggaaaaatgcaGAACTCAATTTTGGCACCCAGTTTTGCAAAACATATGCTGAGGAGTACTTAAATATTTACTGGAGTAGCACTAATTACACTGATAACTAATGATGCATTCATGtaatcagaaaattaattttttcaaggATGAAGTCTGATTATAAGGTAAACTCTCAAC
This genomic interval carries:
- the PDCL3 gene encoding phosducin-like protein 3, coding for MQDPNKDTEWNDILRKKGILPPKENLEEQERAKEEEQFAILQKSLVKTYEDMTLEELEENEDEFNEEDERAIEMYRQQRLAEMKAAQMKNKFGEVLEISGKDYVQEVTKAGKGIWVVLHLYKQGIPLCALINQHLSGLAKKFREVKFIKAISTTCIPNYPDKNLPTIFVYLEGDIKAQFIGPLVFGGMNLTRDELEWKISESGAIKTDLEENPRKQIQDQLMSSIRSCVPARGESDSEDD
- the LOC107209032 gene encoding histone H2A-beta, sperm-like yields the protein MSGRGKKKVVAGNPRSASKKSKSAKAGLQFPVGRIYRLLRRGKYAHRIGSGAAIYLAAVMEYMAAEVLELAGNAARENKKTRILPRHIQLAVRNDDELNKFFACVTIPQGGVMPNILSQLLPKKTSRNVSSSQEYGGGSQ